A part of Pseudomonas sp. HR96 genomic DNA contains:
- a CDS encoding PadR family transcriptional regulator, whose product MRAHHPHHHPHHREHGDGFERRGGGRERGGRGPRVFAPGDLKLLLLALIAAQPCHGYDLIRQIEEMFDGAYSPSPGVIYPTLTFLEESDHILGDAQGGKKLYSITDAGRQAVADQAVALDGVRTRIDVSKRSLRGHDRPPEIHEAVHNLRHALQLHHGRWSPEEILRVRELLNATARAIVDGPSPAPAETAQ is encoded by the coding sequence ATGAGAGCGCATCACCCACATCACCATCCCCACCACCGCGAACATGGCGACGGCTTCGAACGTCGCGGTGGCGGCCGCGAACGCGGTGGCCGAGGCCCGCGGGTCTTCGCCCCCGGCGACCTGAAACTGCTGCTGCTGGCGCTGATCGCCGCGCAGCCTTGCCACGGTTATGACCTGATCCGCCAGATCGAAGAAATGTTCGACGGCGCTTACAGCCCCAGCCCGGGCGTGATCTACCCGACCCTGACCTTCCTCGAAGAGAGCGACCACATCCTCGGCGACGCTCAGGGCGGCAAGAAGCTCTACAGCATCACCGACGCCGGCCGCCAGGCCGTAGCCGACCAAGCCGTGGCGCTGGACGGCGTGCGCACCCGCATCGACGTCAGCAAGCGCTCGCTGCGTGGCCATGACCGCCCGCCGGAGATCCACGAGGCGGTGCACAACCTGCGCCATGCCTTGCAACTGCACCATGGTCGCTGGAGCCCGGAAGAAATCCTGCGAGTCCGCGAGCTGCTCAACGCCACCGCCCGCGCCATCGTCGACGGCCCCTCGCCTGCCCCTGCGGAGACTGCCCAATGA
- a CDS encoding M48 family metalloprotease: MRFLRPTLLTLACLLALPGHADDLPLLGDSSSAIVSPQQEYQLGRAWLALLRSEVGQLSDPQLKDFVETSVYRLAETSQLEDRRLEFILIDSKELNAFAAPGGIVGVNGGLFLNAQTEGEYAGVLAHELAHLSQRHFARGMEEQSHMQVPVMAALLAGIVMAAAGAGDAGVATIFGSQAAAIQSQLAFSRQREQEADRIGIINLQKAGYDPRNMPDMFERLMRQYRFDAKPPEFLLTHPITEARIADTRNRAEQFPPGGIEDSLRYQLMRARVQLTYEETPGMAAKRFRALLDENPKSDAARYGLAIAQVKGGQLNEARENLKPLLAKAPNDITYNLAQVDLDITNSRLPDAQARVDQMLRLYPDSYPLNQVRIELLLKQNRNTEAEKGLEALLKTRPNDPDVWNMVADTRGLNGNIIGLHQARAEYFALTGDFRQAQQQLDFAKRRANDNFQLASRIDARQKELAEQERMVKNLMKG; this comes from the coding sequence ATGAGATTTCTGCGTCCTACCTTGTTGACCCTGGCCTGCCTGCTGGCCCTTCCGGGCCACGCCGATGACCTGCCGCTGCTGGGCGACTCCAGCTCCGCCATCGTTTCTCCGCAACAGGAATACCAGCTGGGCCGCGCCTGGCTGGCGTTGTTGCGTTCGGAAGTGGGGCAATTGTCCGATCCGCAGCTCAAGGACTTCGTCGAAACCAGCGTCTATCGCCTGGCCGAGACCAGCCAGCTGGAAGACCGCCGGCTGGAATTCATCCTGATCGACAGCAAGGAGCTCAACGCCTTCGCCGCCCCGGGTGGCATCGTCGGGGTCAACGGCGGCCTGTTCCTCAATGCCCAGACCGAAGGCGAATACGCCGGCGTGCTTGCCCACGAACTGGCGCACTTGTCGCAACGCCACTTCGCCCGTGGCATGGAAGAACAATCACACATGCAGGTGCCGGTGATGGCTGCGCTGCTGGCCGGTATCGTCATGGCCGCAGCCGGCGCCGGCGATGCCGGGGTGGCGACCATTTTCGGCAGCCAGGCGGCGGCCATCCAGTCGCAACTGGCCTTCTCCCGCCAGCGCGAGCAGGAGGCCGACCGCATCGGCATCATCAATCTGCAGAAGGCCGGCTACGACCCGCGCAACATGCCCGATATGTTCGAACGGCTGATGCGCCAGTACCGTTTCGACGCCAAGCCGCCGGAATTTCTGCTGACCCACCCGATCACCGAAGCGCGCATCGCCGACACCCGCAACCGCGCCGAGCAATTTCCCCCCGGCGGCATCGAAGACAGCCTGCGCTACCAGCTGATGCGCGCCCGGGTGCAGCTCACCTATGAAGAAACCCCCGGCATGGCGGCCAAGCGCTTTCGCGCCCTGCTCGACGAAAATCCCAAGTCCGACGCTGCGCGCTACGGCCTGGCGATCGCCCAGGTCAAGGGCGGCCAGCTCAACGAGGCCCGCGAGAACCTCAAGCCGCTGTTGGCCAAGGCACCCAACGACATCACCTACAACCTGGCCCAGGTTGACCTGGACATCACCAACAGCCGCCTGCCGGACGCCCAGGCGCGGGTCGACCAGATGCTGCGCCTGTACCCCGACAGCTACCCGCTCAACCAGGTGCGCATCGAGCTGCTGCTCAAGCAGAACCGCAACACCGAGGCGGAAAAAGGCCTGGAAGCGCTGCTCAAGACCCGCCCCAACGACCCTGATGTGTGGAACATGGTGGCCGACACCCGAGGCCTGAACGGCAACATCATCGGCCTGCACCAGGCCCGCGCCGAGTACTTCGCCCTCACCGGCGACTTCCGCCAGGCCCAGCAGCAGCTGGACTTCGCCAAGCGCCGGGCCAACGACAACTTCCAGCTGGCCTCGCGCATCGACGCGCGGCAAAAGGAGCTCGCCGAGCAGGAGCGCATGGTCAAGAACCTGATGAAGGGCTGA
- a CDS encoding sulfurtransferase TusA family protein, protein MGHRLPGEIPVTDAVVCDVELDAKGLNCPLPLLKAKMELNRLSSGAVLKVVATDAGSQRDFRTFAKLAGHTLLQEQAEDGVYTYWLRKA, encoded by the coding sequence ATGGGCCACCGCCTGCCCGGAGAAATTCCTGTGACCGACGCTGTAGTCTGTGATGTCGAATTGGACGCCAAGGGCCTCAACTGCCCGCTGCCCTTGCTCAAGGCCAAGATGGAACTCAACCGCCTGAGCAGCGGCGCGGTGCTCAAGGTGGTGGCCACCGACGCCGGCTCGCAACGCGATTTTCGTACCTTCGCCAAGCTGGCGGGCCATACCCTGTTACAAGAACAGGCCGAAGACGGCGTCTACACCTACTGGCTGCGCAAGGCCTGA
- a CDS encoding AI-2E family transporter, which translates to MFKVLRDWIQRYFSDEQAVVLMVLLVLAFTAVLTLGGMLAPVLAGMVLAFLMQGLVNGLERLRVPTGMAVGLVFTLFLGALAVFMLVLVPLLWHQLITLFNEFPGMLGKWQSLLLLLPERYPHLVSDEQVLQAIETARGEIGKFGQWALTFSLASLPLLVNVMIYFVLVPILVFFFLKDREMISQWVRGYLPRERALLTRVAQEMNRQLANYIRGKVIEIIICGVATYIAFFALGLNYSALLALLVGLSVVVPYVGAVVVTVPVTAIALFQWGWGDQFIYLMVVYGIIQTLDGNVLVPLLFSEAVNLHPVAIICAVLLFGGLWGFWGIFFAIPLATLFKAVLDAWPRNQPSVAPLL; encoded by the coding sequence ATGTTCAAGGTGCTTCGCGACTGGATTCAGCGGTACTTCTCCGACGAGCAGGCCGTGGTCCTGATGGTGTTGCTGGTGCTGGCCTTCACCGCCGTGCTGACCCTGGGTGGCATGCTCGCCCCGGTGCTGGCCGGCATGGTCCTGGCCTTCCTGATGCAGGGCCTGGTCAACGGCCTGGAGCGCCTGCGCGTGCCCACCGGCATGGCCGTGGGGCTGGTATTCACCCTGTTTCTCGGCGCGCTGGCGGTGTTCATGCTGGTGCTGGTGCCGCTGCTGTGGCACCAGTTGATCACCTTGTTCAATGAATTTCCCGGAATGCTCGGCAAATGGCAGTCGCTGCTGCTGTTGCTGCCTGAGCGCTATCCGCACCTGGTCAGCGACGAGCAGGTGCTGCAGGCCATCGAGACCGCCCGCGGCGAGATCGGCAAGTTCGGCCAGTGGGCGCTGACCTTCTCGCTGGCCAGCCTGCCGCTGCTGGTCAACGTGATGATCTATTTCGTGCTGGTGCCGATCCTGGTGTTCTTCTTTCTCAAGGACCGCGAAATGATCAGCCAGTGGGTGCGCGGCTACCTGCCGCGCGAGCGCGCGCTGCTGACCCGCGTGGCCCAGGAGATGAACCGCCAGCTGGCCAACTACATTCGCGGCAAGGTCATCGAGATCATCATCTGCGGGGTGGCCACCTACATCGCCTTCTTTGCCCTGGGCCTCAATTACTCGGCCCTGCTGGCATTGCTGGTTGGCCTGTCGGTGGTGGTGCCCTACGTAGGCGCGGTGGTGGTGACGGTGCCGGTGACGGCAATCGCATTGTTCCAGTGGGGGTGGGGCGACCAGTTCATCTACCTGATGGTGGTGTACGGCATCATCCAGACCCTGGACGGCAACGTGCTGGTGCCGTTGCTGTTCTCCGAGGCGGTCAACCTGCACCCGGTGGCGATCATCTGCGCGGTGCTGTTGTTCGGCGGGCTGTGGGGTTTCTGGGGGATCTTCTTCGCCATCCCGCTGGCGACCTTGTTCAAGGCCGTGCTGGATGCCTGGCCGAGAAATCAGCCGTCGGTGGCGCCGCTGCTCTGA
- a CDS encoding peroxiredoxin, producing MAVSLDQAVPDFTAPATNGQTVSLSSLKGRQVVVYFYPKDSTPGCTTQGQGFRDAIGEFEAANTLVLGVSRDSLKSHENFKAKQGFPFELISDKDEALCQLFDVIKLKKLYGKEYMGVDRSTFLIDKEGVLRQEWRGVKVPGHVAAVLEAAQTLHRG from the coding sequence ATGGCCGTCAGCCTGGACCAAGCCGTACCCGATTTCACCGCACCGGCCACCAACGGCCAGACCGTCAGCCTGAGCAGCCTCAAGGGCCGCCAGGTGGTCGTCTATTTCTACCCCAAGGACAGCACCCCTGGCTGCACTACCCAAGGCCAGGGTTTTCGCGATGCGATCGGCGAGTTCGAAGCGGCCAACACCCTGGTGCTGGGGGTGTCACGCGACAGCCTCAAGTCCCATGAGAACTTCAAGGCCAAGCAGGGCTTTCCCTTCGAGCTGATCAGCGACAAGGACGAGGCGCTCTGCCAGCTGTTCGACGTGATCAAGCTCAAGAAGCTGTACGGCAAGGAATACATGGGCGTGGACCGCAGCACCTTCCTGATCGACAAGGAGGGCGTACTGCGCCAGGAATGGCGCGGGGTCAAGGTGCCGGGGCATGTGGCGGCGGTGCTCGAAGCCGCGCAGACGTTGCATCGGGGCTGA
- a CDS encoding glycine cleavage system protein R, translated as MSTPTVREQFLVISALGANPMELTNVLCRASHDSRCSVVTSRLSRHGECSALVLQVSGNWDALARLETSLASLAKKHDFTVNVVRSASLENRPLSLPYVAYVSSAYRSDIINELCQFFIDHNVELESLTCDTYQAPQTGGTMLNATFTVTLPAGVQISWLRDQFLDFADALNLDALIEPWRPQNPM; from the coding sequence ATGTCCACCCCCACAGTTCGCGAACAATTCCTTGTCATCAGTGCCCTGGGCGCCAACCCCATGGAGCTGACGAACGTACTCTGCCGCGCCAGCCACGACAGCCGTTGCTCGGTGGTGACCTCGCGCCTGAGCCGCCACGGCGAATGCAGCGCCCTGGTGTTGCAGGTCTCGGGCAACTGGGACGCCCTGGCGCGCCTGGAAACCAGCCTCGCCTCGCTGGCCAAGAAGCACGACTTCACCGTCAACGTGGTGCGCAGCGCCAGCCTGGAGAACCGCCCGCTGTCGCTGCCGTACGTCGCCTATGTCAGCTCGGCCTACCGCTCGGACATCATCAATGAGCTGTGCCAGTTCTTCATCGACCACAACGTCGAACTCGAGAGCCTGACCTGCGACACCTACCAGGCCCCGCAAACCGGCGGCACCATGCTCAACGCCACCTTCACCGTGACCCTGCCGGCCGGCGTGCAGATCAGCTGGCTGCGCGATCAGTTCCTCGATTTCGCCGACGCGCTGAACCTCGACGCGCTGATCGAGCCATGGCGCCCACAGAACCCGATGTAA
- the dapA gene encoding 4-hydroxy-tetrahydrodipicolinate synthase, giving the protein MIAGSMVALVTPMDAQGRLDWDSLSKLVDFHLQEGTNAIVAVGTTGESATLDVHEHIEVIRRVVDQVAGRIPVIAGTGANSTREAVELTTNAKTAGADACLLVTPYYNKPTQEGLYQHFKHIAEAVAIPQILYNVPGRTACDMQADTVIRLASVPNIIGIKEATGDLSRAKAIIDGVPSDFLVLSGDDPTAVELILLGGKGNISVTANVAPRAMADLCAAALRGDADLARAINDKLMPLHKNLFLEANPIPVKWALKEMGLMAEGIRLPLTWFSAQYHEPLRLALSQSGVLV; this is encoded by the coding sequence ATGATTGCGGGCAGTATGGTGGCACTGGTCACACCCATGGATGCACAGGGTCGTCTTGACTGGGACAGCCTGAGCAAGCTGGTGGACTTCCACCTGCAAGAAGGCACCAATGCCATCGTCGCCGTCGGCACCACCGGCGAATCGGCGACGCTGGACGTGCACGAGCACATCGAAGTGATCCGCCGTGTGGTCGACCAGGTCGCCGGGCGCATCCCGGTGATTGCCGGCACCGGTGCCAACTCCACCCGCGAAGCGGTCGAGCTGACCACCAACGCCAAGACCGCCGGCGCCGACGCCTGCCTGCTGGTGACCCCGTACTACAACAAGCCGACCCAGGAAGGCCTGTACCAGCACTTCAAGCACATCGCCGAAGCCGTGGCCATCCCGCAGATCCTCTACAACGTGCCGGGCCGCACCGCGTGCGACATGCAGGCCGACACCGTGATCCGCCTCGCCAGCGTGCCGAACATCATCGGCATCAAGGAAGCCACCGGCGACCTGTCCCGCGCCAAGGCCATCATCGACGGCGTGCCGAGCGATTTCCTCGTGCTGTCGGGCGATGATCCCACTGCCGTCGAACTGATCCTGCTGGGCGGCAAGGGCAACATCTCGGTCACCGCCAACGTCGCCCCGCGCGCCATGGCCGACCTGTGCGCCGCTGCCCTGCGCGGTGACGCCGACCTGGCCCGCGCCATCAACGACAAGCTGATGCCGCTGCACAAGAACCTGTTCCTGGAAGCCAACCCGATTCCGGTGAAGTGGGCCTTGAAGGAAATGGGCCTGATGGCCGAAGGCATCCGCCTGCCACTGACCTGGTTCAGCGCGCAGTATCATGAACCGCTGCGCCTGGCCCTGAGCCAGTCCGGCGTCCTGGTTTAA
- the bamC gene encoding outer membrane protein assembly factor BamC, with product MKRLAGLSALALVISSTSGCGWLYGEHGYFRDRGNDYLEATQNAPMQLPSGVQTDKRLDPLLPIPRNVADQTTAKAAFEVPRPLPLQVAAEASDFTLQKSGDNHWVLAQRAPAEVWPVAHQFFEDNGFQIAQERPQTGEFTTAWQRFDTLSGALATRLKSAASNGDSETRVRVRIEPGVQRNTSEVYVVSVERAAGSSADVDFPAHSTNNALDSVLVDQMLAGMTRDSEKGGSVSLLAAHDYDTPSRVALTTDGNGNPTLSVGSDLDRAWASVGSALDRGQWKVEDINRSLGLYYINLAEKAEKKDDQPGFFSRLFGTAPTKEEREARAERYQVRLSKVGDNVQVTVEKNINTVAPPDVARRVLSMIQDNLG from the coding sequence ATGAAGCGATTGGCTGGCCTGTCCGCCCTTGCATTAGTCATTTCGAGCACCAGCGGTTGTGGTTGGCTGTATGGCGAACACGGTTACTTCCGCGATCGTGGCAATGATTACCTTGAGGCGACCCAAAACGCGCCCATGCAGCTGCCTTCCGGCGTGCAGACCGACAAGCGTCTGGACCCGCTGCTGCCGATTCCGCGCAACGTCGCCGACCAGACCACCGCCAAGGCGGCCTTCGAAGTGCCGCGTCCGCTGCCCCTGCAGGTTGCGGCTGAAGCCAGCGATTTCACCCTGCAAAAAAGTGGCGACAACCACTGGGTGCTGGCCCAGCGTGCCCCGGCCGAAGTCTGGCCCGTGGCTCACCAGTTCTTCGAGGACAACGGCTTCCAGATCGCTCAGGAACGCCCGCAGACCGGTGAATTCACCACCGCCTGGCAGCGTTTCGATACCCTATCCGGGGCCCTGGCCACTCGCCTGAAAAGCGCCGCCAGCAACGGCGACAGCGAAACCCGCGTGCGCGTGCGCATCGAGCCCGGCGTGCAGCGCAACACCAGTGAAGTCTACGTGGTCAGCGTCGAGCGGGCCGCAGGCAGCAGCGCCGACGTCGACTTCCCGGCGCACTCCACCAACAATGCGCTGGACTCGGTGCTGGTCGACCAGATGCTCGCCGGCATGACTCGCGACTCGGAGAAGGGCGGCTCGGTTTCCCTGCTCGCCGCGCACGACTACGACACGCCGTCGCGCGTGGCCCTGACCACCGACGGCAACGGCAACCCGACCCTGAGCGTAGGCTCCGACCTGGATCGCGCCTGGGCCAGCGTTGGCAGCGCACTGGACCGCGGCCAGTGGAAGGTTGAAGACATCAACCGCAGCCTGGGCCTGTACTACATCAACCTGGCCGAAAAAGCCGAGAAGAAGGACGACCAGCCGGGCTTCTTCAGTCGCCTGTTCGGCACCGCACCGACCAAGGAAGAGCGCGAGGCGCGCGCCGAGCGTTACCAGGTACGCCTGAGCAAGGTCGGCGACAACGTGCAGGTCACCGTCGAGAAGAACATCAACACCGTGGCCCCGCCCGACGTGGCGCGCCGCGTGTTGAGCATGATTCAGGACAACCTGGGCTAA
- a CDS encoding MBL fold metallo-hydrolase, translated as MRFANLGSGSQGNGTLIASNDTYVLLDCGFSLRETERRLARLGVTVGQLSAILVTHEHADHVHGVELLSRKHGVPVYLSQGTFRGLRKPVTVSAYVACGDTLEIGDLSVGVVKVAHDAHEPTQYVFSDGKRRFGVLTDLGSWCNKVIDRYQGLDALMIESNHCRDMLARGHYPYFLKQRVGGDHGHLNNHQAASLVAELGWQGLQHLVLAHLSRKNNLPQLARQCFVDTLGCDPDWLQVADQDSGLDWRHIA; from the coding sequence GTGCGCTTCGCCAATCTGGGCAGCGGCAGCCAGGGCAACGGCACGCTGATCGCCAGCAACGACACCTACGTGCTGCTCGACTGCGGTTTCTCCCTGCGGGAAACCGAACGTCGGCTGGCACGCCTGGGGGTCACCGTCGGGCAATTGAGCGCTATTCTGGTTACCCACGAGCACGCCGACCATGTGCACGGCGTCGAACTGCTGTCGCGCAAGCACGGCGTGCCGGTCTACCTGAGCCAGGGCACCTTTCGCGGCCTGCGCAAGCCGGTCACCGTCAGCGCCTATGTGGCCTGTGGGGATACCCTGGAGATCGGCGACCTGAGCGTTGGCGTGGTCAAGGTGGCCCACGATGCCCATGAACCGACCCAATACGTGTTCAGTGACGGCAAGCGGCGCTTCGGCGTGCTGACCGACCTGGGCTCGTGGTGCAACAAGGTGATCGATCGCTACCAGGGCCTGGATGCGCTGATGATCGAGTCCAATCACTGCCGAGACATGCTGGCGCGCGGTCACTACCCTTACTTTCTCAAGCAGCGAGTCGGCGGTGACCACGGCCATTTGAACAACCACCAGGCCGCCAGCCTGGTGGCCGAACTGGGATGGCAAGGCTTGCAGCACCTGGTGCTGGCCCATCTGAGTCGCAAGAACAACCTGCCGCAGCTGGCCCGGCAATGTTTCGTCGATACCCTCGGGTGCGACCCGGACTGGCTGCAAGTGGCCGATCAAGATTCAGGGCTCGACTGGCGCCATATCGCCTAG
- the purC gene encoding phosphoribosylaminoimidazolesuccinocarboxamide synthase, producing the protein MEKREELYRGKAKSVYKTDDADRLILLFRNDTSAFDGKRIEQLDRKGMVNNKFNAFIMQKLEEAGVPTQFDKLLGDNECLVKKLDMIPVECVVRNYAAGSLVKRLGVEEGMKLNPYTFELFLKDDAKGDPFINESHVVAFGWGTAENLVRMKELSLKVNEVLTKLFDDAGLLLVDFKLEFGTFHGQIVLGDEFSPDGCRLWDKETRKKMDKDRFRQGLGDVIEAYEEVAQRLGVPL; encoded by the coding sequence ATGGAAAAACGTGAAGAACTCTACCGCGGCAAAGCCAAGTCGGTGTACAAGACCGACGACGCCGACCGCTTGATCCTGCTGTTTCGCAACGACACCTCGGCGTTCGACGGCAAGCGCATCGAACAGCTCGACCGCAAGGGCATGGTCAACAACAAGTTCAACGCCTTCATCATGCAGAAGCTCGAAGAAGCCGGCGTGCCGACCCAGTTCGACAAGCTGCTGGGCGACAATGAATGCCTGGTGAAAAAGCTCGACATGATTCCGGTCGAGTGCGTCGTGCGCAACTACGCCGCCGGCAGCCTGGTCAAGCGCCTGGGCGTGGAAGAGGGCATGAAGCTCAACCCCTACACCTTCGAGCTGTTCCTCAAGGACGACGCCAAGGGCGATCCGTTCATCAACGAATCCCACGTCGTGGCGTTCGGCTGGGGCACCGCTGAAAACCTCGTGCGCATGAAAGAGCTGTCGCTCAAGGTCAACGAAGTGCTGACCAAGCTGTTCGACGACGCCGGCCTGCTACTGGTCGACTTCAAGCTTGAATTCGGCACATTCCACGGCCAGATCGTCCTGGGCGACGAATTCAGCCCCGACGGCTGCCGCCTGTGGGACAAGGAAACCCGCAAGAAGATGGACAAGGACCGCTTCCGCCAGGGCCTCGGCGACGTAATCGAAGCCTACGAAGAAGTGGCCCAGCGCCTCGGCGTGCCGCTGTAA
- a CDS encoding DUF932 domain-containing protein produces the protein MLVTSCDGTLATLATPTTMQVVCNSTLSTTVKGPPLAVKVPQHSVRCSRSQTAPPPGGL, from the coding sequence GTGCTAGTCACATCTTGCGATGGCACTCTTGCGACCCTCGCAACGCCGACCACGATGCAAGTCGTATGCAACAGCACGCTCTCCACTACCGTCAAGGGTCCGCCATTAGCGGTCAAGGTACCTCAGCACTCGGTTCGATGCAGCCGCAGTCAAACGGCACCTCCGCCTGGCGGTCTCTAA
- a CDS encoding GNAT family N-acetyltransferase, which yields MSKIIKVISDFDRLPLSCITELNTAANASFFYDVRFLRAAHHYPLLPILKAYYILAYQHSTLVGFTVVYSQSSPDPFGSLSRATNLNFNDDLVCLGHIMHSYDSEIIASTEQADVVRGDILKSIKALGTRLGAKYVGLINIANNELVSVGVSEGYQASFMWSRYFMDIACVDTVQDYIAGLPADGRREMNRQQRKFQNSHHRAQVQSLPVTDLAQIAELVCATSARHGTPDYYPPSVFKTFVETCADLIRIISVEEHDQILGVMVCFVHGMTLHIWAAGMSYDKTDFSPYSVCMLEAFRYAKQEGLTSIEIGRTNHKIKTRMGFKAKELFSLIASA from the coding sequence ATGAGTAAGATCATAAAAGTAATCAGCGACTTTGATCGACTGCCTTTAAGCTGCATAACAGAGCTGAACACTGCTGCCAATGCTTCGTTTTTCTACGATGTCCGGTTTCTCAGGGCTGCTCATCATTACCCGCTGCTGCCCATACTCAAAGCATATTATATTCTTGCTTATCAGCACTCCACGCTGGTGGGTTTCACAGTTGTCTATTCGCAAAGTTCTCCAGACCCCTTTGGCTCCTTGTCCCGTGCTACCAATCTTAACTTCAACGATGATCTCGTCTGCCTGGGCCATATAATGCACAGTTATGATAGTGAGATAATTGCATCGACGGAACAGGCCGATGTCGTTCGGGGCGACATATTAAAGTCTATAAAAGCGCTGGGTACCCGGTTAGGTGCCAAGTACGTTGGTTTGATCAATATAGCCAATAATGAACTGGTGTCGGTAGGTGTTTCAGAAGGCTATCAGGCAAGTTTCATGTGGAGTCGTTACTTCATGGACATCGCCTGTGTAGACACGGTGCAAGACTACATCGCTGGGCTTCCCGCCGACGGCCGTCGGGAAATGAATCGTCAGCAACGAAAATTCCAGAACAGCCATCATCGAGCGCAGGTCCAGTCGTTGCCGGTGACCGACCTGGCGCAGATAGCCGAACTGGTCTGCGCCACCAGCGCCCGGCATGGCACCCCGGATTATTACCCGCCGTCGGTTTTCAAAACGTTTGTTGAAACCTGCGCCGACCTGATTCGCATCATCAGTGTGGAAGAGCATGATCAGATACTGGGGGTCATGGTCTGCTTTGTCCATGGTATGACCTTACATATATGGGCGGCTGGTATGTCGTATGACAAGACAGACTTCAGTCCTTATAGCGTGTGTATGCTGGAAGCATTCCGTTACGCCAAACAGGAAGGATTGACCAGCATCGAAATTGGCAGAACTAACCACAAAATAAAAACCCGCATGGGGTTTAAAGCAAAAGAGCTGTTTTCCCTTATTGCTTCTGCCTGA
- a CDS encoding class I SAM-dependent methyltransferase: protein MSKYEQYNTTSINYDKTRTAVGIEVILGYLTKLNRPAHLITVLDAGCGTGNYALELARVGINVVCADYSENMLAQCRKKIESNGLSNTVWKQCDLSLYSSEGQVYDAVMCNQSLHHLDPADDFKSMKHFLSEAAKSLKDDGVILINTITHNQLEDGVWWGKLIETAVHRMKPRFIEYEPLQAFLRTIGFQITDRVINIDSIIQKTGYFDPHSLASLEFRQGDSHFALLDEKELGDVLKCVEQMVEKGTIQNYIVARDRLRQQIGQFTYYVIKKIEE, encoded by the coding sequence GTGAGTAAATACGAGCAATATAATACAACATCTATCAATTACGATAAGACGCGAACTGCTGTCGGCATCGAAGTTATTTTAGGTTATCTGACCAAACTAAACAGGCCTGCCCATCTAATAACGGTACTAGATGCCGGCTGTGGTACCGGAAACTATGCGCTGGAGTTGGCGCGCGTAGGTATTAATGTTGTCTGTGCTGACTACAGTGAAAATATGTTAGCCCAGTGCAGGAAAAAAATAGAAAGTAATGGCCTGAGTAATACCGTGTGGAAACAATGTGATCTTTCGCTGTATTCCAGTGAGGGCCAAGTGTATGACGCAGTAATGTGTAATCAGTCTCTTCATCATCTGGACCCCGCGGATGATTTTAAATCGATGAAGCACTTTCTAAGTGAGGCGGCAAAATCTCTGAAAGACGATGGTGTCATCCTGATCAACACCATCACCCATAACCAGCTGGAAGACGGTGTCTGGTGGGGCAAGTTGATTGAAACAGCGGTCCATCGCATGAAGCCGCGATTTATTGAATATGAGCCACTGCAAGCGTTCTTGCGCACTATCGGTTTCCAGATTACAGATCGCGTGATCAATATCGACAGCATTATCCAGAAAACCGGTTACTTTGATCCCCACTCCTTGGCCTCACTGGAGTTTCGCCAGGGCGATTCACACTTTGCCTTGCTCGATGAAAAAGAACTGGGTGACGTTTTGAAGTGTGTCGAGCAGATGGTCGAGAAAGGGACCATTCAGAATTACATCGTCGCGCGGGATCGACTGCGACAACAGATCGGTCAATTCACGTACTACGTGATCAAAAAGATCGAGGAGTAA